The following proteins are co-located in the Cyprinus carpio isolate SPL01 chromosome B19, ASM1834038v1, whole genome shotgun sequence genome:
- the rad21b gene encoding RAD21 cohesin complex component b isoform X1, with product MFYAHFVLSKRGPLAKIWLAAHWDKKLTKAHVFECNLESSVESIISPKVKMALRTSGHLLLGVVRIYHRKAKYLLADCNEAFIKIKMAFRPGVVDLPEENREAAYNAITLPEEFHDFDQPLPDLDDIDVAQQFTLNQSRVEEITMREEVGNLNLLQENDFADFGMDDREMMREEGAFEVDIIHGASASNLLLESESSSVQIADKSNHLEYDQYKDDFGDNPMESTEGGMLVDKLLSNEDGGGIFDDPPAITEGVMMPQDHGGDDEDDFDNLSPAGGPDSPDSGPVEQLPTMTDQTEQTTLVHNEEEAFALEPIDITVKETKAKRKRKLIVDSVKELDSKTIRAQLSDYSDIVTTLDLAPPTKKLMMWKETGGVEKLFSLPAQPLWNSRLLKMFTRCLTPLVPDELRKRRKGGEADSLDEFLKDLENPEVPREEALSQQRDIIDQTILEEPSVLQASAMEGSRTTLDESVMPPPSGPRGQKRKAQDTEPALPMLEDDRSSIVSTQHVNMQQVDLPPEEPANISQFIPEFDLIGEKSKEKKDDEEEEEEEEGQSGDQDQEERRWNKRTQQMLHGLQRVIAKTGAESISLLDLCRNNNKKQAAAKFYSFLVLKKQQAVELRQDEPYSDIIATPGPRFHII from the exons ATGTTCTACGCCCACTTTGTCCTCAGTAAACGTGGGCCGCTGGCCAAAATCTGGTTGGCGGCCCACTGGGATAAGAAGCTGACCAAAGCACACGTGTTTGAATGCAATCTGGAGAGCAGTGTAGAGAGCATCATCTCTCCAAAG GTAAAAATGGCTCTCCGTACGTCTGGGCACTTACTCCTGGGCGTAGTGAGGATCTACCACAGAAAAGCCAAGTACCTGCTGGCAGACTGCAATGAGGCTTTTATTAAGATTAAAATGGCTTTTCGCCCAG gtgtggtcgaccTGCCTGAGGAGAACCGTGAAGCTGCCTACAACGCCATCACATTACCCGAAGAATTTCATGACTTCGATCAGCCTCTTCCGGACCTGGA CGACATTGACGTTGCTCAACAGTTCACCCTGAATCAATCACGTGTGGAGGAGATCACAATGCGAGAAGAAGTGGGAAACCTCAATCTACTGCAGGAGAATGACTTTG CTGATTTCGGGATGGATGACCGAGAGATGATGCGAGAGGAAGGTGCGTTTGAAGTGGACATCATCCATGGGGCGTCTGCATCTAACCTGCTGCTGGAGTCAGAGTCAAGTAGCGTACAGATTGCTGACAAGTCCAATCACCTAGAGTACGACCAGTACAAGGATGACTTTGGAGACAACCCGATGGAGAGCACAGAGGGAGGCATGCTGG TGGACAAGCTGCTCAGTAACGAGGATGGAGGTGGTATTTTCGATGACCCTCCAGCCATCACTGAGGGTGTGATGATGCCCCAAGACCACGGtggagatgatgaagatgattttGATAACCTTTCAC CAGCAGGAGGTCCAGACAGCCCTGATTCTGGTCCTGTGGAGCAGCTGCCCACCATGACAGACCAGACCGAACAGACCACCCTAGTCCATAATGAAGAGGAGGCTTTTGCTTTGGAGCCCATTGACATTACAG tgaAGGAAACCAAAGCAAAAAGAAAGAGGAAGCTGATTGTGGACAGTGTGAAGGAGCTGGACAGTAAGACCATCCGTGCCCAGCTGAGCGACTACTCCGACATTGTCACCACTCTGGATCTGGCTCCCCCTACCAAGAAGCTGATGATGTGGAAGGAAACAGGAGGAGTGGAGAAGCTCTTCTCTCTGCCAGCTCAGCCCCTCTGGAACAGCAGACTGCTCAAG ATGTTCACACGCTGCCTGACCCCTTTGGTTCCCGATGAactgagaaagagaagaaagggtGGAGAAGCAGACAGCTTAGATGAGTTCCTCAAAGACCTGGAGAACCCTGAGGTTCCACGAGAAGAGGCCCTGTCTCAGCAAAGAGACATCATTG ACCAGACTATCCTGGAGGAGCCCAGTGTTCTGCAGGCTTCAGCCATGGAGGGCAGTCGCACGACTCTTGATGAATCAGTCATGCCTCCTCCATCTGGACCCCGTGGACAAAAGCGCAAAGCTCAGGACACAGAGCCTGCCTTACCT ATGCTGGAGGATGATCGTTCCTCCATTGTGTCCACACAGCATGTGAACATGCAGCAGGTGGACCTTCCACCTGAGGAACCGGCCAACATCTCACAGTTCATCCCTGAATTTGACCTGATAGGAGAGAAGAGCAAAGAGAAGaaggatgatgaggaggaggaggag GAGGAGGAAGGTCAAAGCGGAGACCAGGATCAGGAGGAGAGAAGGTGGAACAAGAGGACGCAGCAGATGCTGCACGGTTTACAG AGAGTCATTGCTAAGACCGGAGCAGAATCGATCAGCTTGCTGGATCTGTgcagaaacaacaacaagaaacaaGCAGCTGCTAAGTTCTACAGCTTTCTCGTGCTAAAGAAACAGCAGGCAGTGGAGCTCAGGCAGGACGAGCCCTACAGTGACATCATCGCCACCCCTGGCCCCAGATTTCACATTATATAG
- the rad21b gene encoding RAD21 cohesin complex component b isoform X3: MFYAHWDKKLTKAHVFECNLESSVESIISPKVKMALRTSGHLLLGVVRIYHRKAKYLLADCNEAFIKIKMAFRPGVVDLPEENREAAYNAITLPEEFHDFDQPLPDLDDIDVAQQFTLNQSRVEEITMREEVGNLNLLQENDFADFGMDDREMMREEGAFEVDIIHGASASNLLLESESSSVQIADKSNHLEYDQYKDDFGDNPMESTEGGMLVDKLLSNEDGGGIFDDPPAITEGVMMPQDHGGDDEDDFDNLSPAGGPDSPDSGPVEQLPTMTDQTEQTTLVHNEEEAFALEPIDITVKETKAKRKRKLIVDSVKELDSKTIRAQLSDYSDIVTTLDLAPPTKKLMMWKETGGVEKLFSLPAQPLWNSRLLKMFTRCLTPLVPDELRKRRKGGEADSLDEFLKDLENPEVPREEALSQQRDIIDQTILEEPSVLQASAMEGSRTTLDESVMPPPSGPRGQKRKAQDTEPALPMLEDDRSSIVSTQHVNMQQVDLPPEEPANISQFIPEFDLIGEKSKEKKDDEEEEEEEEGQSGDQDQEERRWNKRTQQMLHGLQRVIAKTGAESISLLDLCRNNNKKQAAAKFYSFLVLKKQQAVELRQDEPYSDIIATPGPRFHII; encoded by the exons ATGTTCTAC GCCCACTGGGATAAGAAGCTGACCAAAGCACACGTGTTTGAATGCAATCTGGAGAGCAGTGTAGAGAGCATCATCTCTCCAAAG GTAAAAATGGCTCTCCGTACGTCTGGGCACTTACTCCTGGGCGTAGTGAGGATCTACCACAGAAAAGCCAAGTACCTGCTGGCAGACTGCAATGAGGCTTTTATTAAGATTAAAATGGCTTTTCGCCCAG gtgtggtcgaccTGCCTGAGGAGAACCGTGAAGCTGCCTACAACGCCATCACATTACCCGAAGAATTTCATGACTTCGATCAGCCTCTTCCGGACCTGGA CGACATTGACGTTGCTCAACAGTTCACCCTGAATCAATCACGTGTGGAGGAGATCACAATGCGAGAAGAAGTGGGAAACCTCAATCTACTGCAGGAGAATGACTTTG CTGATTTCGGGATGGATGACCGAGAGATGATGCGAGAGGAAGGTGCGTTTGAAGTGGACATCATCCATGGGGCGTCTGCATCTAACCTGCTGCTGGAGTCAGAGTCAAGTAGCGTACAGATTGCTGACAAGTCCAATCACCTAGAGTACGACCAGTACAAGGATGACTTTGGAGACAACCCGATGGAGAGCACAGAGGGAGGCATGCTGG TGGACAAGCTGCTCAGTAACGAGGATGGAGGTGGTATTTTCGATGACCCTCCAGCCATCACTGAGGGTGTGATGATGCCCCAAGACCACGGtggagatgatgaagatgattttGATAACCTTTCAC CAGCAGGAGGTCCAGACAGCCCTGATTCTGGTCCTGTGGAGCAGCTGCCCACCATGACAGACCAGACCGAACAGACCACCCTAGTCCATAATGAAGAGGAGGCTTTTGCTTTGGAGCCCATTGACATTACAG tgaAGGAAACCAAAGCAAAAAGAAAGAGGAAGCTGATTGTGGACAGTGTGAAGGAGCTGGACAGTAAGACCATCCGTGCCCAGCTGAGCGACTACTCCGACATTGTCACCACTCTGGATCTGGCTCCCCCTACCAAGAAGCTGATGATGTGGAAGGAAACAGGAGGAGTGGAGAAGCTCTTCTCTCTGCCAGCTCAGCCCCTCTGGAACAGCAGACTGCTCAAG ATGTTCACACGCTGCCTGACCCCTTTGGTTCCCGATGAactgagaaagagaagaaagggtGGAGAAGCAGACAGCTTAGATGAGTTCCTCAAAGACCTGGAGAACCCTGAGGTTCCACGAGAAGAGGCCCTGTCTCAGCAAAGAGACATCATTG ACCAGACTATCCTGGAGGAGCCCAGTGTTCTGCAGGCTTCAGCCATGGAGGGCAGTCGCACGACTCTTGATGAATCAGTCATGCCTCCTCCATCTGGACCCCGTGGACAAAAGCGCAAAGCTCAGGACACAGAGCCTGCCTTACCT ATGCTGGAGGATGATCGTTCCTCCATTGTGTCCACACAGCATGTGAACATGCAGCAGGTGGACCTTCCACCTGAGGAACCGGCCAACATCTCACAGTTCATCCCTGAATTTGACCTGATAGGAGAGAAGAGCAAAGAGAAGaaggatgatgaggaggaggaggag GAGGAGGAAGGTCAAAGCGGAGACCAGGATCAGGAGGAGAGAAGGTGGAACAAGAGGACGCAGCAGATGCTGCACGGTTTACAG AGAGTCATTGCTAAGACCGGAGCAGAATCGATCAGCTTGCTGGATCTGTgcagaaacaacaacaagaaacaaGCAGCTGCTAAGTTCTACAGCTTTCTCGTGCTAAAGAAACAGCAGGCAGTGGAGCTCAGGCAGGACGAGCCCTACAGTGACATCATCGCCACCCCTGGCCCCAGATTTCACATTATATAG
- the rad21b gene encoding RAD21 cohesin complex component b isoform X2 — translation MFYAHFVLSKRGPLAKIWLAAHWDKKLTKAHVFECNLESSVESIISPKVKMALRTSGHLLLGVVRIYHRKAKYLLADCNEAFIKIKMAFRPGVVDLPEENREAAYNAITLPEEFHDFDQPLPDLDDIDVAQQFTLNQSRVEEITMREEVGNLNLLQENDFADFGMDDREMMREEGAFEVDIIHGASASNLLLESESSSVQIADKSNHLEYDQYKDDFGDNPMESTEGGMLVDKLLSNEDGGGIFDDPPAITEGVMMPQDHGGDDEDDFDNLSPGGPDSPDSGPVEQLPTMTDQTEQTTLVHNEEEAFALEPIDITVKETKAKRKRKLIVDSVKELDSKTIRAQLSDYSDIVTTLDLAPPTKKLMMWKETGGVEKLFSLPAQPLWNSRLLKMFTRCLTPLVPDELRKRRKGGEADSLDEFLKDLENPEVPREEALSQQRDIIDQTILEEPSVLQASAMEGSRTTLDESVMPPPSGPRGQKRKAQDTEPALPMLEDDRSSIVSTQHVNMQQVDLPPEEPANISQFIPEFDLIGEKSKEKKDDEEEEEEEEGQSGDQDQEERRWNKRTQQMLHGLQRVIAKTGAESISLLDLCRNNNKKQAAAKFYSFLVLKKQQAVELRQDEPYSDIIATPGPRFHII, via the exons ATGTTCTACGCCCACTTTGTCCTCAGTAAACGTGGGCCGCTGGCCAAAATCTGGTTGGCGGCCCACTGGGATAAGAAGCTGACCAAAGCACACGTGTTTGAATGCAATCTGGAGAGCAGTGTAGAGAGCATCATCTCTCCAAAG GTAAAAATGGCTCTCCGTACGTCTGGGCACTTACTCCTGGGCGTAGTGAGGATCTACCACAGAAAAGCCAAGTACCTGCTGGCAGACTGCAATGAGGCTTTTATTAAGATTAAAATGGCTTTTCGCCCAG gtgtggtcgaccTGCCTGAGGAGAACCGTGAAGCTGCCTACAACGCCATCACATTACCCGAAGAATTTCATGACTTCGATCAGCCTCTTCCGGACCTGGA CGACATTGACGTTGCTCAACAGTTCACCCTGAATCAATCACGTGTGGAGGAGATCACAATGCGAGAAGAAGTGGGAAACCTCAATCTACTGCAGGAGAATGACTTTG CTGATTTCGGGATGGATGACCGAGAGATGATGCGAGAGGAAGGTGCGTTTGAAGTGGACATCATCCATGGGGCGTCTGCATCTAACCTGCTGCTGGAGTCAGAGTCAAGTAGCGTACAGATTGCTGACAAGTCCAATCACCTAGAGTACGACCAGTACAAGGATGACTTTGGAGACAACCCGATGGAGAGCACAGAGGGAGGCATGCTGG TGGACAAGCTGCTCAGTAACGAGGATGGAGGTGGTATTTTCGATGACCCTCCAGCCATCACTGAGGGTGTGATGATGCCCCAAGACCACGGtggagatgatgaagatgattttGATAACCTTTCAC CAGGAGGTCCAGACAGCCCTGATTCTGGTCCTGTGGAGCAGCTGCCCACCATGACAGACCAGACCGAACAGACCACCCTAGTCCATAATGAAGAGGAGGCTTTTGCTTTGGAGCCCATTGACATTACAG tgaAGGAAACCAAAGCAAAAAGAAAGAGGAAGCTGATTGTGGACAGTGTGAAGGAGCTGGACAGTAAGACCATCCGTGCCCAGCTGAGCGACTACTCCGACATTGTCACCACTCTGGATCTGGCTCCCCCTACCAAGAAGCTGATGATGTGGAAGGAAACAGGAGGAGTGGAGAAGCTCTTCTCTCTGCCAGCTCAGCCCCTCTGGAACAGCAGACTGCTCAAG ATGTTCACACGCTGCCTGACCCCTTTGGTTCCCGATGAactgagaaagagaagaaagggtGGAGAAGCAGACAGCTTAGATGAGTTCCTCAAAGACCTGGAGAACCCTGAGGTTCCACGAGAAGAGGCCCTGTCTCAGCAAAGAGACATCATTG ACCAGACTATCCTGGAGGAGCCCAGTGTTCTGCAGGCTTCAGCCATGGAGGGCAGTCGCACGACTCTTGATGAATCAGTCATGCCTCCTCCATCTGGACCCCGTGGACAAAAGCGCAAAGCTCAGGACACAGAGCCTGCCTTACCT ATGCTGGAGGATGATCGTTCCTCCATTGTGTCCACACAGCATGTGAACATGCAGCAGGTGGACCTTCCACCTGAGGAACCGGCCAACATCTCACAGTTCATCCCTGAATTTGACCTGATAGGAGAGAAGAGCAAAGAGAAGaaggatgatgaggaggaggaggag GAGGAGGAAGGTCAAAGCGGAGACCAGGATCAGGAGGAGAGAAGGTGGAACAAGAGGACGCAGCAGATGCTGCACGGTTTACAG AGAGTCATTGCTAAGACCGGAGCAGAATCGATCAGCTTGCTGGATCTGTgcagaaacaacaacaagaaacaaGCAGCTGCTAAGTTCTACAGCTTTCTCGTGCTAAAGAAACAGCAGGCAGTGGAGCTCAGGCAGGACGAGCCCTACAGTGACATCATCGCCACCCCTGGCCCCAGATTTCACATTATATAG